In Gracilinanus agilis isolate LMUSP501 chromosome 1, AgileGrace, whole genome shotgun sequence, the sequence GCTTTGTTACAAGATTCTAAAGCAGGAGAAAGGAAGTTGTGTGTTGTTGACTGGAAGGAAGGGGCTGTCACCAGCGAGGTCTGTGTCCGGAGGAGTCCGTAGGCCTGGGGGGCCAGGGGGACCTGGGGAACCTACACCTGGAGAGCCATGGAGAAAAAACCTCCTCccgagaaagaagaaggaaaggaggaagaggaggaggaagaggaggagagcgGTCCTGAAGGGGCCCTGGGGAAGAATCCGTTCCAGCTGACCGCCGACGATGTCTATGACATCTCCTATGTGGTGGGCAGGGACCTGATGGCCATCACTGGGGAATCCAGGGATGTGTCCACCAGGGTGACCCAGCTCCAGTTTAAAATTGTGCGGGTCCTGGAGATGCTGGAGGCCCTGGTGAATGACTGCAATGTGACCATGGAGGAACTCCGGATGGAGAGAGACAGCCTCAGGAAGGAGGTGGAGGGGCTCAGGAGCGAGGAGCAGCCCTCCAACACGGGGGAGGTATGTACATCCCACTGAATTCAACATGGGCCGCCTTCCAGGCACAAGGAGGGGGCCTGCCATGGGATTCGGGCACCAGATCCGACAAGGATTTGTTGAAGAAACTGGGCAAGCTTGGTCTGGAGAATACTTAGAGACCGGTGAGTGGAGCCAAAGGCCAGCCTTTTATCATCCCCTTTCCAGAAGCGATGGTAATATAGATGGATCTACTGTTCATGAGGGGTAGGGCAAAGCAGTGAGCATTCAGAGTTAATGAGAGGATAGATGGATGTGTGGATGGAGATGGATGGATGCAAGGAGACATGGATGttatatatggatggatggatgtgttaaactggaaaaaacacagaactatt encodes:
- the RILPL2 gene encoding RILP-like protein 2, producing the protein MEKKPPPEKEEGKEEEEEEEEESGPEGALGKNPFQLTADDVYDISYVVGRDLMAITGESRDVSTRVTQLQFKIVRVLEMLEALVNDCNVTMEELRMERDSLRKEVEGLRSEEQPSNTGEVNSGTNKIVVDLTDPNRPRFTMHELREVLQERNKLKSQLLVAQEELQCYKSGLVSPSNNQLARRDSKAPVTGSTTSKGAKQEKTIIRKLFSFRSGKRT